In the Dioscorea cayenensis subsp. rotundata cultivar TDr96_F1 chromosome 12, TDr96_F1_v2_PseudoChromosome.rev07_lg8_w22 25.fasta, whole genome shotgun sequence genome, one interval contains:
- the LOC120273364 gene encoding LOW QUALITY PROTEIN: condensin complex subunit 1-like (The sequence of the model RefSeq protein was modified relative to this genomic sequence to represent the inferred CDS: inserted 1 base in 1 codon; deleted 6 bases in 5 codons; substituted 1 base at 1 genomic stop codon), which translates to MAPSFTFPSDLHSSDDSDSGDHLLSLSSPVELSSLRPFDLEELVKGVAFDLSEKEIFCVEEQQVFDRVYSLVKGFSHLNSSCKFNLAETLRSNLSVLLPNLDSLSRAAPSSPSGCSGVAARVLSHRNALKIYTFFLLSIALGEQSRHEHPVGGSKAAVQSKKKNYLNSWNWESYRGRIINLIANSLEINLSLLFGSSEIDENYLSFVSRCVFTLYENQTLLKDSDSRESLGRIIGAIATKYHQTTQACASILHLLHKFDFAVTHIADAVAATENKYGDGRLAVAIIREFGRADPKDYSRDGVGAENVGRFLVELADRSPKLMSMNVGVLVPHFGGESYKIRNALVSVLGKLVMKAFRDIEGDVSSKSLRLRVKQAMLEILIERCRDVSAYTRSRVLQVWAELCEEHAVSIGLWNEVASVASGRLEDKSAMVRKSALNLLISMLQHNPFGPQXRIAAFEATLEKYKEKLCHMEPSAASEDGNGVDSVHGQAPMEEHEESVSDSCLPHGDEQREEESIVPDIGNLEQIRALVASLEAGLRFAKCITSTMVTLVQLLASSSVTDVEYTILLLMRCKQFQIDGSEACLRKMLPLVFSQDKSIYEAVENAFITIYIRKDPEETAKNLLSLALDSSIGDLAALECLVSSLVSKGEISTSMMSALWNFFSFNSNGVIAAQSRGALSILCMALKSTPGILGSHLQDIVDIGFGRWAKEEPLLARTACVALDRLSDEDKQKLRCGGIKIFSMLQSLLTGSWLPENVWYAAADKSHKAIYSIHPTPEIFAAEVVKKSISSIFSSSGNDEMPTDADSEDVNVSTVSVAKLGRCLFIISHVAFNQLVYIESCIHKLQKQKAKKEKSKLESEAAAGLSTEASEKQNINAELGLGASEDAAIDALSERAEKEIVSGWLQXGKNLIGHCATFLSKLCRNFNLLQKFPDLQASAMLALCRLMIIDADFCEANLQLLFTVVENAPSETVRSNCTLALGDLAVRFPNLLEPWTENIYARLRDPSVSVRKNAVLVLSHLILNDMMKVKGYINEMAMRIEDEEGRISNLARLFFHELSKKGSNPIYNLLPDILGRLSDQKNMKKDSFRNIMQFLINSIKKDKQMEALVEKLCNRFSGVSDKTQWECIAYCLSQLTYTEKGMKKLMESFKTYEHVLLEDSVVDHFKNIISKSKKFAKPELKSCIDEFEEKLNKSHMERKEQEEVANNAYKHQQKIEILEHKDINERSIEDGTGEVINTAEEATSNTTEAIQLDANGMNSEESCGCSILTECDDEDTEFQSPKASHGISKVKPKRKKGMIKGETGRRSTRSSIQSGRR; encoded by the exons ATGGCCCCTTCCTTCACCTTCCCCTCCGATCTCCACTCCTCCGACGACTCCGACTCCGGCGACCACCTCCTCTCCCTCTCCTCCCCCGTCGAACTCTCCTCCCTCCGCCCTTTCGACCTCGAAGAGCTCGTCAaag gaGTGGCTTTTGACCTATCGGAGAAGGAGATCTTCTGCGTGGAAGAGCAGCAAGTGTTTGATCGCGTTTACTCGCTTGTCAAGGGTTTCTCTCACCTCAATTCTTCGTGCAAGTTCAATCTCGCCGAGACTCTCCGGTCCAATCTCAGTGTTCTTCTCCCTAACCTCGATTCGCTCTCCCGGGCGGCCCCTTCGTCCCCATCTGGTTGTTCTGGTGTCGCGGCTCGTGTCTTGTCTCATCGCAATGCGCTCAAGATCTACACCTTCTTTCTTTTATCCATTGCGCTTGGTGAGCAGTCCAGGCATGAACATCCAGTTGGAGGCTCCAAG GCTGCagtacaatcaaagaagaagaattacTTGAATTCGTGGAATTGGGAATCATACCGAGGCCGCATTATCAATCTCATTGCAAATTCTCTGGAGATCAACCTTTCGCTGCTCTTTGGTTCCAGTGAAATTGATGAGAACTATCTGTCTTTTGTTTCAAG GTGTGTTTTCACTTTATATGAGAACCAGACACTTTTGAAGGATTCGGATAGTAGAGAGAGTCTTGGACGTATCATTGGAGCAATTGCCACCAAGTACCATCAGACTACACAAGCATGTGCGTCAATCCTGCATTTGCTTCACAAGTTTGACTTTGCAGTCACTCACATTGCGGATGCTGTTGCTGCCACTGAGAACAAATATGGCGATGGAAGACTTGCAGTTGCAATTATTAGGGAGTTTGGGCGTGCTGATCCAAAGGACTATTCTAGAGATGGTGTTGGTGCCGAGAATGTTGGAAGGTTCCTTGTGGAGCTTGCTGACAGGTCACCAAAGCTCATGTCAATGAATGTTGGTGTTCTTGTTCCACATTTTGGAGGGGAGTCTTACAAGATTAGGAATGCGCTTGTCAGTGTTCTAGGGAAGCTGGTTATGAAGGCTTTTAGAGATATAGAGGGTGATGTGAGCTCGAAATCTTTGCGTTTGAGG GTAAAGCAAGCGATGCTAGAGATATTGATTGAGAGATGCAGGGATGTGTCGGCATATACAAGGAGTCGTGTACTTCAG GTGTGGGCTGAATTGTGTGAGGAACATGCTGTTTCAATAGGTTTATGGAATGAGGTTGCATCTGTGGCTTCAGGGAGATTGGAGGACAAGAGTGCCATGGTGAGGAAATCAGCTTTGAATTTGCTGATTAGCATGCTGCAGCACAATCCTTTCGGACCGC CTCGCATTGCAGCTTTTGAGGCGACATTGGAGAAGTACAAAGAGAAATTGTGCCATATGGAGCCTTCTGCCGCTTCAGAGGATGGCAATGGTGTTGATTCCGTCCATGGGCAAGCTCCAATGGAAGAGCATGAAGAAAGTGTTAGTGATAGTTGCCTGCCACATGGAGATGAGCAGAGGGAGGAAGAAAGTATTGTGCCTGATATTGGAAATCTGGAACAGATCAGAGCCTTGGTTGCTTCCCTCGAGGCAGGTTTACGGTTTGCAAAATGCATCACTTCTACAATGGTTACTCTAGTTCAGCTATTAGCTTCATCTTCTGTAACTGATGTAGAGTACACTATTCTTTTGCTCATGAGGtgcaaacaatttcaaattgaTGGCTCCGAAGCCTGCCTTCGCAAAATGTTGCCTTTG GTGTTTTCCCAAGACAAATCCATCTATGAAGCTGTAGAAAATGCATTCATCACCATATACATAAGAAAAGATCCCGAGGAAACTGCTAAAAACTTGTTGAGCCTTGCTTTAGATTCTAGCATTGGAGATCTTGCAGCTTTAGAGTGTTTGGTTAGCTCTTTGGTTTCTAAAGGTGAAATTTCAACAAGCATG atGTCTGCCTTATGGAactttttcagttttaattccAATGGAGTGATAGCAGCCCAAAGCCGTGGAGCTTTATCTATTCTTTGTATGGCATTAAAATCAACTCCAGGCATTCTAGGATCTCACCTGCAGGATATTGTTGATATTGGCTTTGGACGTTGGGCTAAGGAAGAACCCTTGCTTGCAAGGACTGCATGTGTTGCACTGGACAGATTGTCAGATGAGGATAAACAAAAGCTAAGATGTGGTGGTATCAAAATTTTTAGTATGCTGCAAAGCTTACTAACAGGTTCCTGGCTTCCAGAAAATGTATGGTATGCTGCTGCAGATAAAAGCCAT AAAGCCATTTATTCGATACATCCAACTCCTGAAATATTTGCTGCTGAAGTGGTGAAAAAGTCAATCAGTTCTATATTTAGCTCCAGTGGAAATGATGAAATGCCTACTGATGCAGACAGTGAGGACGTCAATGTTTCCACAGTGTCAGTAGCGAAGCTTGGCAGGTGCCTT TTCATCATAAGCCATGTAGCATTTAATCAATTGGTTTACATTGAATCCTGCATTCACAAGCTTCAGAAGcagaaagcaaagaaagaaaaatctaaGCTTGAATCTGAAGCAGCTGCCGGACTTTCCACTGAAGCATCTGAG AAGCAAAATATAAATGCTGAGTTGGGTCTTGGTGCATCTGAAGATGCGGCAATTGATGCACTTTCTGAAAGAGCAGAG AAAGAAATTGTATCAGGGTGGCTCCAATGAGGAAAGAACCTTATTGGGCATTGTGCAACTTTTCTCTCAAAACTTTgtagaaattttaatttgttacaAAAG TTTCCAGATCTGCAGGCTTCAGCAATGCTTGCTTTGTGTAGATTAATGATTATTGATGCAGATTTCTG TGAAGCGAATCTGCAGCTTTTATTCACTGTTGTTGAGAATGCACCATCAGAAACTGTCCGTTCAAACTGTACACTTGCTCTTGGGGACTTGGCTGTTCGATTTCCTAACCTTTTAGAACCTTGGACTGAGAACATTTATGCTAGACTGAGGGATCCTTCGGTCTCTGTGAGAAAAAATGCTGTCCTGGTGCTTTCTCACCTCATACTAAATGACATGATGAAG GTGAAAGGATACATAAATGAGATGGCCATGCGGATAGAAGATGAGGAGGGAAGGATATCAAATCTTGCCAGActtttttttcatgaattgTCAAAGAAAG GAAGTAACCCAATTTATAATTTACTACCAGATATATTGGGAAGATTGTCTgaccaaaaaaatatgaagaaagatTCCTTCCGCAACATCATGCAGTTTCTAATTAATTCCATCAAGAAG GATAAACAAATGGAAGCCCTGGTTGAGAAGCTTTGCAATAGGTTCAGTGGTGTCTCTG ATAAAACACAGTGGGAGTGCATTGCTTACTGTCTTTCTCAACTAACATATACTGAAAAGGGAATGAAAAAGCTTATGGAGTCTTTTAAAACTTATGAACATGTTCTCTTGGAAGATTCTGTGGTGGATCATTTCAAGAACATAATTAGTAAG AGCAAGAAGTTTGCAAAACCAGAGCTTAAATCTTGCATTGACGAATTTGAGGAGAAGCTCAACAAGAGTCACATGGAGAGGAAGGAGCAAGAAGAAGTTGCCAACAATGCATACAAACATCAGCAGAAAATAGAAATTCTTGAACATAAAGATATAAATGAAAGAAGTATCGAAG